A portion of the Fundulus heteroclitus isolate FHET01 unplaced genomic scaffold, MU-UCD_Fhet_4.1 scaffold_453, whole genome shotgun sequence genome contains these proteins:
- the LOC118560582 gene encoding uncharacterized protein LOC118560582, whose translation MNNRSIAWWLRQIELPQYTKTLESEYYGLEGLMHVTDGELKDAGIEDAAHRETILSQLSRDRQKLDPLSDYQVVKRRVSRKYSLGSSSDLPKDLFRQSVLPRLHRADKKHRLSSSCSLLHPLDEDNALSHEGKHRRLYLIACHVAVFTSHYFEDYEKAATSQEEERGGRERKEELAKNVWELVRLWAGRIVPGVQGGTRGERPTEHYM comes from the exons ATGAATAATCGCTCTATCGCCTGGTGGCTGAGACAGATTGAACTGCCACAGTACACCAAGACCCTAGAGAGTGAATACTATGGTCTGGAG GGTCTGATGCATGTAACGGATGGAGAGCTAAAGGATGCTGGGATAGAGGATGCAGCGCATAGAGAAACAATCCTCTCTCAGCTTTCAAGAGATCGACAGAAGCTGGACCCACTTTCTG ATTATCAGGTTGTGAAGCGCAGAGTCAGTCGAAAATATTCCCTGGGATCCTCATCGGACCTG CCAAAGGATCTTTTTCGTCAGAGCGTTCTTCCCCGTCTCCATCGTGCCGACAAGAAACACCGTCTGTCCTCTTCCTGCTCTTTGCTCCACCCTCTGGACGAGGACAACGCTCTCAGCCACGAGGGCAAACACAG ACGCTTGTATCTAATCGCCTGCCATGTTGCTGTGTTTACCTCCCATTACTTTGAGGATTACGAGAAGGCCGCAACCT cacaggaggaggagagaggagggagagagaggaaggaggagCTCGCCAAGAACGTGTGGGAACTCGTCCGACTCTGGGCAGGAAGGATAGTTCCAGGGGTGCAGGGAGGGACCAGGGGAGAGAGACCGACAGAACATTACATGTAA
- the LOC118560579 gene encoding proto-oncogene vav-like gives MELWRQCAIWLIECRVLPENHRVTWEGAQVCDLAQALRDGVLLCQLLNNLLPQAVNLKEINLRPQMSQFLCLKNIRTFLVVCQEKFFLKKNDLFEAFELFDVRDFGKVMNTLSILSHSHIALQRGLQPFPLEGSAPDDEIYSGLSDQIDDTVDEDDDLYDFVEDEDNEGDEIYEDLMRTDEQPETQQKTGVDKRECCLQEIRQTEEKYTDTLESILQHFMKPLERFLQPHDIESIFINVKDLAKTHRGLLEEVRISILNHGAKDLYQVFINYKERLLLYGHYCSQVEAATKHLDKVSTMREDVRMKLEECSKRANSGRFSLRDLLMVPMQRVLKYHLLLQELLKNTTHGPYHHPTHKDNIRSRS, from the exons ATGGAGCTGTGGCGGCAGTGTGCGATCTGGTTAATAGAGTGTCGAGTTCTTCCTGAGAACCACCGGGTCACATGGGAGGGCGCCCAG GTGTGTGACCTGGCCCAGGCTCTCAGAGATGGTGTGTTGCTCTGCCAGCTGCTCAACAACCTGCTGCCTCAGGCCGTCAACCTGAAAGAAATCAACCTGCGGCCACAGATGTCCCAG tttCTGTGCCTGAAAAATATCCGGACCTTCCTGGTTGTCTGTCAAGAGAAGTTTTTTCTAAAGAAGAATGACCTGTTTGAAGCCTTTGAACTGTTCGACGTGCGGGACTTTGGAAAG GTTATGAACACTTTGTCCATCCTGTCCCATTCACACATTGCTCTACAACGAGGACTTCA GCCTTTCCCTTTGGAGGGATCTGCTCCCGATGATGAGATCTACAGCGGCCTTTCTGACCAGATAGa TGACACCGTGGATGAGGATGACGACCTGTACGATTTTGTGGAGGACGAAGATAACGAGGGGGACGAGATCTACGAGGACCTGATGAGGACAGACGAGCAGCCTGAAACT cagcagaagactggTGTTGACAAGCGAGAGTGCTGCCTGCAGGAAATACGACAGACTGAAGAGAAATACACTGATACACTGGAATCTATCTTACAG CACTTTATGAAGCCCCTTGAACGGTTTCTTCAGCCTCACGACATTGAAAGTATCTTCATCAACGTAAAG GACTTGGCTAAAACCCATCGCGGTTTGCTGGAGGAAGTCCGAATCTCAATTTTAAATCACGGAGCCAAAGATCTTTACCAGGTGTTCATAAACTACAAGGAAAG GCTCCTACTGTACGGCCATTACTGCAGCCAGGTGGAAGCAGCGACGAAGCACCTCGACAAGGTGTCCACCATGAGAGAGGACGTCAGGATGAAACTGGAG GAGTGTTCAAAGAGAGCAAACAGTGGCCGTTTTTCCCTCAGAGATTTACTCATGGTTCCAATGCAGAGAGTCCTTAAGTATCACCTGCTGTTACAG GAGCTGCTGAAAAACACCACACACGGACCCTACCACCACCCAACGCACAAGGACAATATCCGAAGCAGGTCTTGA